One Microplitis demolitor isolate Queensland-Clemson2020A chromosome 2, iyMicDemo2.1a, whole genome shotgun sequence DNA segment encodes these proteins:
- the LOC103569885 gene encoding ankyrin-3-like gives MSSVTSSGITSSIQVRDEDENYDLIETLNKSGVSVVSTKNRFSKPAFEYELGKVSESLRKNGVELIIKSICLVGGSLKYAVRIGDIKLVKLRIRQGVNVNSSGRKGSSPLHLAAWYGHPKIIKLLINNGARLDSVLNGPIKNGFTPLHLACLNNKVKCVKVLLKYGASVTPKCADVHHPIHIAVFKNYVKIAALLLDNGADVNLRFNNKFFHNKWDQPIFWKDMDLTLLHCSIARKDDEMTALLLEHRADIHLNTRSNKTSLMHAVEANDPKLVESFLAKGANPNDRDIYGEPVLFYLVVNANNQSIYYSRQEFYSDLKKLKIIELLYAAGADVNVKFGSNKSYDSLVHYTCMYGHLSVTGFILLETNFDCRNINYAEIFNWVGSNPAQKNIKDAERIIAAGHLLKCGKNIESINSDVVTFSALCLQTSHLKEKPHEIEGSVSKSKKILSLKCSCKAGKGTQCKHVVAALLYCYRKGNQLDQEKIVKEYNSTPILQHACFSKVKRKYVSSQNVTEDPVAANNSLSQQDADEDLDDVYEGEVYEEVVSTSVIKRKCPEWIDVKKLTEDEKKLIVEKVRTRLKDSAFSKH, from the exons atgtcgAGTGTTACAAGCAGTGGTATTACTTCAAGTATTCAAGTTCGAGATGAAGATGAAAATTACGATTTAATAGAAACGTTAAATAAATCAGGAGTTTCGGTGGTATCAactaaaaatcgtttttcaaAGCCGGCATTTGAGTACGAACTAGGAAAAGTTTCGGAATCGTTGAGGAAAAACGgagttgaattaattataaagagtATTTGTTTAGTTGGAGGATCACTTAAATATGCCGTTCGAATTGGCGATATTAAACTGGTCAAACTGCGGATTCGCCAAGGTGTAAATGTTAATAGTTCAGGACGAAAAGGCAGTTCTCCTCTACACCTAGCAGCATGGTATGGACATCCCAAGATCATTAAGCTTCTTATTAATAATGGAGCACGTCTTGATTCTGTATTAAATGGaccaataaaaaatggatttacGCCGCTACATCTTGCAtgcttaaataataaagttaagtGTGTCAAAGTTCTATTAAAATATGGAGCTAGTGTTACCCCAAAATGCGCCGATGTTCACCATCCAATCCACATCGCTGTGTTTAAGAACTATGTTAAAATAGCGGCGTTGCTTTTGGACAATGGCGCAGACGTAAATCTAcgatttaacaataaattctttcataataaatgGGACCAACCAATTTTTTGGAAGGACATGGATTTAACGCTGTTACACTGCTCGATTGCTCGAAAAGACGACGAAATGACAGCATTATTGTTGGAGCATAGAGCtgatattcatttaaatacaagGTCGAATAAAACATCATTGATGCATGCTGTTGAAGCAAATGATCCCAAGTTAGTTGAATCATTTTTGGCGAAAGGCGCGAATCCCAACGATCGAGATATTTATGGTGAACCAGTATTGTTTTACCTGGTCGTAAATGCCAATAATCAATCTATTTATTATAGTAGACAAGAATTTTATTCTGatttaaagaaattgaaaataatagaacTTTTATACGCTGCTGGAGCTGACGTCAATGTGAAATTTGGATCAAACAAATCTTATGATTCACTTGTTCACTACACGTGTATGTATGGACATCTATCGGTCACCGGATTTATACTTCTTGAGACCAATTTCGATTGTAGGAACATTAATTATGCA GAAATATTTAACTGGGTCGGATCAAATCCAGCTCAGAAGAACATTAAAGATGCCGAGAGAATAATAGCAGCGGGTCATTTACTAAAATgtggtaaaaatattgaaagtaTAAACAGTGATGTTGTGACTTTTTCGGCATTGTGTTTACAAACATCTCATCTGAAAGAAAAACCTCACGAAATTGAGGGATCAGTatcaaaatctaaaaaaattttaagtctaaAATGCTCATGCAAGGCTGGCAAAGGAACACAATGTAAACATGTAGTAGCTgctttattatattgttaCCG gaaAGGAAATCAACTAGAT caagaaaaaattgttaaagaaTATAATTCAACACCAATCCTCCAGCATGCTTGTTTTTCAAAGGTAAAACGTAAATATGTAAGTAGCCAAAATGTAACAGAAGACCCGGTAGCTGCGAATAATTCTTTAAGTCAGCAAGATGCTGATGAAGATCTTGATGATGTTTACGAAGGTGAAGTCTATGAAGAAGTTGTTTCTACGAGTGTTATAAAACGCAAGTGTCCAGAATGGATCGACGTAAAAAAGCTTActgaagatgaaaaaaagcTAATAGTTGAAAAAGTTCGGACTAGATTGAAAGACTCGGCGTTTTCTAAgcattag
- the LOC103569884 gene encoding uncharacterized protein LOC103569884, with the protein MRKVITALTNEIDESTSEGLTVMVIGDCNARVGESRGYVYCDWEKDFQSIRSSQDKIINVEGRLLIKLCEEMGISIANGSVKGDEEGRVTFVGGSSEVCASVLDLVICVGIQCLQTIKKLTIGTRPESDHLPVKVIIERDYKQPVEETSAAPNETTGYTKRKETLRWAAEKAEAYAELLMERWEEFDLDADPVSWQRLKTAIADTAKNCGMIKKKKAKRSSYMEPWYNPECRQAKKKVWKMLKQYLQDENKENKALLVQSRKIFRTTKDMAEKEWKNEKWTQLNKCRDMSAWWRTINAYRGKYINMPSEEISGQQWIEHFSSLLNCNPISSPKTLSTESADSNINVVRDNTLDENFTMLELQRTLKTLKNGKAAGEDGITAEFIKNIPGERQPELLNAINKIWTSGKLPEGWNTAIIVPIFKTGEANNPANYRGISLLDTGYKILTNLMAKRINLWLEEKGCIRESQAGYRQNRGTRDHVFVLNTLINNRLKQPGGKLYICFVDYKNAFDRTNREKLLEKLHRLGINGRMHNMIKNIYNSTWNQIQVGDKVTGKFESTSGVRQGCALSAALYNIYTDDIDDIWSEKNIGGTTMGTKRFHVIKYADDIAMVSDTATGLQNMLQSLEKYAPKNDLLVNKKKTVIMIVKRGRRDNEKTKWTYEGAELDIVQEFKYLGYWFTCGGSFKKHTRWLAGKTRQAINSTWGLIKRAGRSRLRDRLYLYSTLANSGAMYGVEIWGWAPNSIFEKLYAKANKMALGVAKNTPEYLWRAEADVPSYLYVTRKRASDYLVDIMKMEEHRWPRKCLREECRNILNGNPSRWSKDLMKALKEINAEDIPELIWNKAEPEQIAERLEAGLQHYYDAQNSSNNKKIQESSFSQLYKFVKTCTSAEPFWSDPSIDSWMKEIWARLRCGNYGKAHKKGFRNTECDICSGEPETVNHLFVCAEARKLCSDKVRVKLQKLTDGKYDADLDTCVRHVLRGPPIKEVCILFKNIGKKKVGEL; encoded by the coding sequence ATGAGAAAAGTAATAACAGCACTTACAAATGAAATTGACGAGAGCACCAGTGAGGGACTGACAGTGATGGTAATAGGAGATTGTAACGCTAGGGTAGGGGAAAGCAGGGGCTACGTATACTGTGATTGGGAAAAAGACTTTCAAAGCATCAGAAGCTCCCAGGACAAGATTATCAATGTGGAAGGCCGTTTATTAATCAAGTTATGCGAAGAAATGGGCATAAGCATCGCCAATGGCAGTGTCAAAGGGGATGAAGAAGGAAGGGTCACGTTCGTCGGTGGAAGTAGTGAAGTATGTGCATCAGTCCTGGATCTCGTGATATGTGTAGGAATACAATGCTTACAGACAATTAAGAAACTCACGATTGGAACAAGACCTGAATCTGACCATTTGCCGGTCAAGGTGATAATCGAAAGAGATTATAAACAGCCCGTAGAAGAGACAAGTGCAGCGCCGAATGAAACAACTGGCTATACGAAAAGGAAAGAAACTCTCAGGTGGGCAGCAGAGAAAGCCGAAGCATATGCTGAGTTACTGATGGAGAGATGGGAGGAGTTTGACCTAGACGCAGACCCTGTTTCATGGCAGAGGCTAAAAACAGCAATAGCAGACACAGCAAAGAACTGCGGcatgataaaaaagaaaaaggcCAAGAGAAGCAGCTATATGGAACCCTGGTACAATCCTGAATGCAGACAGGCAAAGAAAAAGGTATGGAAAATGCTGAAACAGTATCTACAGgatgaaaataaagaaaacaaagCATTACTAGTCCAAAGCAGAAAAATCTTCCGCACTACAAAAGACATGGCAGAGAAAGAGTGGAAAAACGAAAAGTGGACTCAACTCAATAAATGTCGAGACATGTCGGCCTGGTGGAGAACTATTAACGCCTACAGAGGAAAATACATCAACATGCCAAGTGAGGAAATCAGCGGGCAGCAATGGATTGAGCATTTCTCCTCCCTGCTGAACTGTAACCCCATCAGTTCACCCAAAACCTTAAGCACAGAGAGCGCAGACAGCAATATTAATGTAGTAAGAGACAACACCCTGGATGAGAATTTTACAATGCTGGAATTACAAAGAACTTTGAAGACACTGAAGAACGGAAAAGCCGCTGGAGAAGATGGAATAACGGCGGAGTTCATCAAGAACATCCCCGGAGAGAGACAACCTGAACTCCTGAACGCAATCAACAAAATCTGGACATCAGGAAAGCTACCAGAGGGATGGAATACGGCTATAATAGTCCCCATTTTCAAAACAGGGGAAGCAAATAATCCAGCCAACTACAGAGGAATCTCCTTACTGGACACTGGATACAAGATTCTGACCAACCTGATGGCGAAAAGGATCAACCTCTGGCTAGAAGAAAAAGGTTGTATAAGAGAAAGTCAGGCTGGATACAGACAAAATAGAGGAACCAGGGATCATGTCTTTGTCCTCAATACGCTCATCAACAATAGACTCAAACAACCAGGGGGCAAACTGTATATATGCTTCGTGGATTATAAAAATGCGTTTGATAGAACAAACAGGGAAAAGCTACTCGAAAAACTTCATAGGCTGGGGATAAATGGAAGAATGCATAATatgatcaaaaatatatacaacagCACCTGGAACCAGATACAAGTTGGCGATAAAGTAACTGGTAAATTTGAGTCAACAAGCGGGGTACGTCAAGGATGTGCCTTGAGTGCGGCCTTATATAATATCTACACCGATGACATCGACGATATATGGAGCGAGAAGAATATTGGTGGTACAACGATGGGCACCAAAAGATTCCATGTTATTAAATATGCAGATGATATAGCAATGGTCTCGGACACAGCAACAGGGCTCCAGAACATGCTGCAGTCTCTGGAAAAGTACGCACCAAAGAATGACCTGCTCGTAAACAAAAAGAAGACTGTAATTATGATAGTAAAAAGAGGACGACGTGACAATGAGAAAACAAAATGGACATATGAGGGAGCGGAACTAGATATTGTGCAGGAATTCAAGTATCTCGGATATTGGTTCACATGCGGAGGAAGTTTTAAAAAGCACACCAGGTGGCTAGCAGGAAAAACAAGACAGGCGATAAACTCAACGTGGGGATTGATCAAAAGAGCAGGACGTTCAAGACTAAGAGATCGTTTATATCTTTACAGTACATTGGCTAACTCTGGTGCAATGTATGGAGTGGAAATCTGGGGATGGGCGCCCAATAGCATCTTCGAGAAATTATATGCCAAAGCCAATAAAATGGCATTGGGAGTCGCCAAAAACACGCCCGAGTACTTGTGGAGAGCGGAAGCGGATGTACCGAGTTACTTATATGTAACAAGAAAGAGAGCAAGCGACTACCTGGTGGACATTATGAAAATGGAAGAGCACAGATGGCCAAGGAAGTGCCTCAGAGAAGAATGTAGAAACATTCTTAATGGAAACCCGTCAAGATGGAGTAAGGACCTGATGAAAGCTCTGAAGGAAATAAATGCCGAGGACATACCAGAATTAATCTGGAATAAAGCTGAACCAGAACAAATAGCGGAGCGACTGGAAGCAGGACTACAACACTATTATGATGCGCAGAACAGCAGCAACAATAAAAAGATTCAGGAGTCATCTTTTAGTCAATTATATAAGTTTGTAAAAACATGCACATCAGCTGAACCATTTTGGAGCGATCCATCTATTGATAGTTGGATGAAGGAGATTTGGGCTAGACTCAGGTGTGGAAATTATGGAAAGGCACATAAGAAAGGTTTTCGTAACACCGAATGTGATATATGCTCGGGTGAACCAGAGACAGTCAATCATCTTTTTGTCTGCGCAGAGGCCAGAAAGTTGTGCTCAGACAAAGTAAGAGTCAAACTACAGAAACTTACAGATGGTAAATATGATGCAGACCTGGACACATGTGTTAGACACGTGCTACGAGGTCCACCAATAAAGGAGGTCTGTATATTATTCAAGAATATCGGAAAGAAAAAGGTTGGAGAGCTATAA